A single region of the Sorghum bicolor cultivar BTx623 chromosome 7, Sorghum_bicolor_NCBIv3, whole genome shotgun sequence genome encodes:
- the LOC8058045 gene encoding protein ODORANT1 isoform X2, whose translation MSSVNECMTGTFQLKYCEQMLSVSILHEDSIRPQSFLPHVGRCLEYPQILKLSLAVISKQKWSKIAAKLPGRTDNEIKNHWNTHIKKKLIKMGLDPATHQPLSNSNATSSQSTVTDESAKSSDFREELSLKDDSHREVPLSTDSSEQSSWPESSTNGCDQDPELLVNWPDLLMDEPWLNFMSSNDELGNVEGALPWDGTTDWLLDYQDFGMCSSNSVDNSTFHASNGSNF comes from the exons ATGTCGTCAGT GAATGAATGCATGACAGGAACATTCCAACTCAAATATTGTGAGCAGATGTTGTCGGTATCCATTCTTCATGAAGAC AGCATCAGACCGCAGTCATTTCTTCCTCATGTCGGCAGATGTCTTGAATACCCACAGATTCTTAAGCTGTCCCTTGCTGTCATTTCTAAGCAAAA ATGGTCCAAGATTGCTGCCAAGTTACCTGGGAGAACAGACAATGAGATCAAGAACCACTGGAACACGCACATCAAGAAGAAGCTCATCAAGATGGGCCTCGACCCGGCCACGCACCAGCCTCTATCCAATTCCAATGCAACTTCCTCACAGTCCACGGTTACAGATGAATCTGCTAAATCCAGCGACTTCAGAGAGGAGCTGAGCTTGAAGGATGACAGCCATAGGGAGGTTCCACTGTCCACTGATTCATCAGAGCAGTCCAGCTGGCCAGAGTCAAGCACCAACGGCTGTGATCAAGACCCTGAACTGCTGGTGAATTGGCCAGACCTGTTGATGGATGAGCCATGGTTGAATTTTATGAGCAGCAACGATGAACTTGGGAATGTCGAGGGGGCGTTGCCATGGGATGGAACAACAGACTGGCTGCTGGACTACCAAGACTTCGGCATGTGCAGCTCGAACTCAGTCGACAATTCAACGTTCCACGCCTCAAATGGATCGAACTTCTAA
- the LOC8057851 gene encoding 40S ribosomal protein S19, producing MAASTARTVKDVNPHEFVKAYSAHLKRSGKMELPEWVDIVKTARFKELPPYDPDWYYTRAASIARKIYLRQGIGVGGFQKIYGGRQRNGSRPPHFCKSSGAISRNILQQLQKMGIIDVDPKGGRLITAQGRRDLDQVAGRVAVEA from the exons ATGGCGGCGTCTACGGCGAGGACGGTGAAGGATGTCAACCCCCATGAGTTCGTCAAGGCCTACTCTGCCCACCTCAAGCGCTCCGGCAAG ATGGAGCTCCCAGAGTGGGTTGACATCGTGAAGACTGCGAGGTTCAAGGAGCTCCCTCCGTATGACCCTGACTGGTACTACACCAGGGCTG CATCCATTGCGAGGAAGATCTACCTGAGGCAAGGCATTGGTGTTGGTGGCTTCCAGAAGATTTACGGTGGCCGCCAGAGGAATGGCTCCCGCCCACCGCACTTCTGCAAGAGCAGTGGTGCCATTTCACGCAACATCCTGCAGCAGCTGCAGAAGATGGGCATCATTGATGTCGATCCCAAGGG TGGACGGCTCATCACGGCTCAGGGAAGGCGTGATCTGGATCAAGTGGCTGGAAGGGTTGCTGTTGAAGCTTGA
- the LOC8057852 gene encoding probable carboxylesterase 8 — protein MGDITATATADASGPPTLTKETNLFMQIVVNPDGTVTRPEVPLVPSSEAAAAGGGGLGRGVISRDVPLDASAGTYLRLYLPSRSPATSSDAKLPVVLYFHGGGFVILSPATVFYHGHCEAMAAAVPAIVASLEYRLAPEHRLPAAYEDAAAAVAWLRDGAPGDPWVAAHGDLSRCFLMGSSSGGNMAFFAALRTGGLDMAPATVRGVLLHQPYLGGVDRTPSEAGSEDDFMLPLEASDRLWSLALPLGADRDHEFCNPVKAMAPEALAGLPPRCLVTGNLDDPLIDRQREFARWLQDHSGAAEVVVKTDVAGFHASELFVPEIAEVLFAAMREFLSTGDAA, from the coding sequence ATGGGCGAcatcaccgccaccgccaccgccgacgCCTCGGGTCCGCCGACGTTGACCAAGGAGACCAACCTCTTCATGCAAATCGTCGTCAACCCGGACGGCACGGTGACGCGCCCCGAGGTCCCTCTCGTTCCGTCCTccgaagccgccgccgccggcggcggcggcctcggcCGCGGCGTCATCTCCAGGGACGTGCCCCTCGACGCCTCCGCCGGCACGTACCTCCGCCTCTACCTTCCCTCCCGTTCCCCCGCAACGTCCTCCGACGCCAAGCTCCCCGTGGTCCTCTACTTCCACGGCGGGGGCTTCGTGATCCTCTCCCCGGCCACCGTCTTCTACCACGGCCACTGCGAGGCCATGGCGGCCGCGGTGCCGGCCATCGTGGCGTCCCTCGAGTACCGCCTGGCGCCCGAGCACCGCCTGCCCGCGGCGTACGAGGACGCCGCGGCCGCCGTGGCGTGGCTCCGCGACGGCGCGCCGGGGGACCCCTGGGTGGCCGCGCACGGGGACCTCTCCCGCTGCTTCCTCATGGGCAGCAGCTCCGGAGGCAACATGGCGTTCTTCGCGGCGCTCCGGACCGGGGGTCTCGACATGGCACCCGCCACGGTGCGCGGCGTCCTGCTGCACCAGCCCTACCTCGGCGGCGTCGACCGGACGCCGTCGGAGGCCGGGTCCGAGGACGACTtcatgctgccgctggaggccAGCGacaggctctggagcctcgcgCTGCCACTGGGCGCCGACCGGGACCACGAGTTCTGCAACCCCGTCAAGGCCATGGCGCCGGAGGCCCTCGCCGGCCTGCCGCCGCGGTGCCTGGTCACCGGCAACTTGGACGACCCGCTCATCGACAGGCAGCGGGAGTTCGCTCGGTGGCTGCAGGACCACAGCGGCGCCGCGGAGGTCGTCGTGAAGACGGACGTCGCCGGGTTCCACGCGTCGGAGCTGTTCGTGCCGGAGATCGCCGAGGTGCTGTTCGCCGCGATGCGCGAGTTCCTGTCCACCGGCGACGCCGCTTGA
- the LOC8057850 gene encoding geraniol 8-hydroxylase: protein MDAAAAAAAASTTLLYGALLLAAFLFVAAAVRGRGSKSNANGNGGGSLPPGPTGLPLVGSLPSLDPQLHVYFARLADRYGPIFSIRLGSKLGVVVTSPSLAREVLREQDLVFSGRDVPDAARSISYGGGQNIVWNPVGPTWRLLRRVCVREMLSPAGLDNVHGLRAREFRATLAHLHAQAVAAAPVDVGAQMFLTVMNVITGTLWGGNVGSDSERAAVGKDFRHLVAEITDMLGAPNVSDFFPALARFDLQGIRRKSDVLKERFNQMFARIIEQRISAERAGGEPPAPDFLEYMLKLEKEGGDGKTSFTMTNVKALLMDMVVGGTETTSNTVEWAMAELMQKPELMAKVRQELDAVVGRDAVVEESHLPQLHYLHAVLKETLRLHPALPLMVPHCPSADATVGGYRVPAGCRVFVNVWAIMRDPAVWKDPQEFIPERFLGGGEGRKWDFNGSEMDYLPFGSGRRICAGIAMADRMTAYSLAMLLQAFDWELPAGARLELDEKFAIVMKKATPLVAVPTPRLSKPELYSA from the exons atggacgccgccgccgccgccgccgcagcctccACCACGCTCCTCTACGGCGCGCTCCTCCTTGCAGCGTTCCTCTTCGTGGCCGCCGCCGTGCGCGGCCGCGGGAGCAAGAGCAACGCCAACGGAAACGGCGGCGGCAGCCTCCCGCCGGGCCCCACGGGCCTGCCGCTGGTGGGCAGCCTGCCGTCGCTGGACCCTCAGCTGCACGTGTACTTCGCGCGCCTCGCGGACAGGTACGGCCCCATCTTCTCCATCCGCCTGGGCTCCAAGCTGGGCGTGGTGGTCACCTCCCCGTCCCTGGCGCGCGAGGTGCTCCGCGAGCAGGACCTCGTCTTCTCCGGCCGCGACGTCCCCGACGCGGCGCGCTCCATCTCCTACGGCGGCGGGCAGAACATCGTGTGGAACCCCGTGGGCCCCACGTGGCGGCTGCTCCGGCGGGTGTGCGTCCGGGAGATGCTCAGCCCCGCGGGGCTGGACAACGTGCACGGGCTCCGGGCGCGCGAGTTCAGGGCCACGCTCGCGCACCTCCACGCCCaggccgtcgccgccgcgcccGTCGACGTCGGCGCGCAGATGTTCCTCACCGTCATGAACGTCATCACGGGCACGCTGTGGGGAGGGAACGTCGGCAGCGACAGCGAGCGCGCCGCGGTCGGGAAGGACTTCAGGCACCTCGTCGCCGAGATCACCGACATGCTCGGCGCGCCCAACGTGTCCGACTTCTTCCCGGCGCTCGCGCGCTTCGACCTGCAGGGCATCCGGAGGAAGTCCGACGTGCTCAAGGAGCGCTTCAACCAGATGTTCGCCAGGATCATAGAGCAGAGGATCAGCGCCGAGCGCGCCGGCGGCGAGCCCCCCGCGCCCGACTTCTTGGAGTACATGCTCAAGCTCGAGAAGGAAGGCGGCGACGGCAAGACATCCTTCACCATGACCAACGTCAAGGCACTGCTCATG GACATGGTGGTCGGAGGTACAGAAACCACGTCGAACACTGTGGAGTGGGCGATGGCGGAGCTGATGCAGAAGCCGGAGCTGATGGCAAAGGTGCGGCAGGAGCTGGACGCGGTGGTGGGCAGGGACGCGGTAGTGGAGGAGTCGCACCTCCCGCAGCTGCACTACCTGCACGCGGTGCTCAAGGAGACGCTGCGGCTGCACCCGGCGCTGCCGCTGATGGTGCCGCACTGCCCCAGCGCCGACGCCACGGTGGGCGGCTACCGCGTCCCGGCGGGGTGCCGCGTGTTCGTCAACGTGTGGGCGATCATGAGGGACCCCGCCGTGTGGAAGGACCCGCAGGAGTTCATCCCGGAGAGGTTCCTGGGCGGCGGCGAAGGGCGCAAGTGGGACTTCAACGGCAGCGAGATGGACTACCTCCCGTTCGGGTCCGGGCGCAGGATCTGCGCTGGGATCGCCATGGCCGACCGGATGACGGCCTACTCGCTGGCCATGCTGCTGCAGGCGTTCGACTGGGAGCTGCCGGCCGGCGCGAGGCTGGAGCTGGACGAGAAGTTCGCGATCGTCATGAAGAAGGCCACGCCGCTGGTGGCCGTGCCGACGCCGAGGCTGTCCAAGCCTGAGCTCTACTCCGCCTAG
- the LOC8058045 gene encoding protein ODORANT1 isoform X1 has product MGRQPCCDKQGVKRGPWTAEEDKKLISFILTHGRCCWRAVPKLAGLLRCGKSCRLRWTNYLRPDLKRGLLSTAEEQLVIDLHAKLGNRWSKIAAKLPGRTDNEIKNHWNTHIKKKLIKMGLDPATHQPLSNSNATSSQSTVTDESAKSSDFREELSLKDDSHREVPLSTDSSEQSSWPESSTNGCDQDPELLVNWPDLLMDEPWLNFMSSNDELGNVEGALPWDGTTDWLLDYQDFGMCSSNSVDNSTFHASNGSNF; this is encoded by the exons ATGGGGAGACAACCATGCTGTGACAAGCAGGGGGTGAAGCGAGGGCCATGGACAGCGGAGGAGGACAAGAAGCTCATTAGCTTCATCCTGACACATGGCCGGTGCTGCTGGCGGGCAGTGCCTAAACTGGCAGGGCTGCTTCGTTGCGGCAAGAGCTGCCGTCTGCGGTGGACTAACTACCTTCGCCCTGACCTCAAGCGTGGCCTCCTCAGCACTGCCGAGGAGCAGCTCGTCATTGACCTCCATGCCAAGCTCGGCAATAG ATGGTCCAAGATTGCTGCCAAGTTACCTGGGAGAACAGACAATGAGATCAAGAACCACTGGAACACGCACATCAAGAAGAAGCTCATCAAGATGGGCCTCGACCCGGCCACGCACCAGCCTCTATCCAATTCCAATGCAACTTCCTCACAGTCCACGGTTACAGATGAATCTGCTAAATCCAGCGACTTCAGAGAGGAGCTGAGCTTGAAGGATGACAGCCATAGGGAGGTTCCACTGTCCACTGATTCATCAGAGCAGTCCAGCTGGCCAGAGTCAAGCACCAACGGCTGTGATCAAGACCCTGAACTGCTGGTGAATTGGCCAGACCTGTTGATGGATGAGCCATGGTTGAATTTTATGAGCAGCAACGATGAACTTGGGAATGTCGAGGGGGCGTTGCCATGGGATGGAACAACAGACTGGCTGCTGGACTACCAAGACTTCGGCATGTGCAGCTCGAACTCAGTCGACAATTCAACGTTCCACGCCTCAAATGGATCGAACTTCTAA
- the LOC8058044 gene encoding putative ER lumen protein-retaining receptor C28H8.4 — MRGSSRRPVAVVMAWMRRQPPKVKAFLAVVAGMAALVFIRFIVHDHDNLFVAAEAAHALGIAVLIYKLTKEKTCAGLSLKSQDLTALFLAVRLYCSFVMEYDIHTILDTATLAATLFVIYMIRFKLRSTYMLDKDNFALYYVVLPCAVLALLIHPSTSHNIVNRICWAFCVYLEAVSVLPQLRLMQNTKIVEPFTAHYVFALGVARFLSCAHWVLQVLDTRGRLLTALGYGLWPSMVLLSEIVQTFILADFCYYYVKSVFGGQLVLRLPSGVV; from the exons ATGAGGGGTTCGTCGCGGAGGCCGGTGGCCGTGGTGATGGCCTGGATGCGGCGCCAGCCGCCCAAGGTCAAGGCCTtcctcgccgtcgtcgcgggGATGGCCGCGCTCGTCTTCATCCGCTTCATCGTCCACGACCACGACAACCTCTTCGTCGCCGCCGAGGCCGCGCACGCGCTCGGGATCGCCGTGCTCATCTACAAGCTCACCAAGGAGAAGACCTGCGCCG GATTGTCACTCAAGTCTCAGGATTTGACCGCATTATTTCTGGCTGTTAGGTTGTATTGTAGTTTTGTTATGGAATATGACATCCATACAATTCTGGATACAGCTACACTTGCAGCTACCCTTTTTGTTATTTACATGATTCGGTTCAAACTGAGGTCAACATATATGCTGGACAAagacaactttgcattgtactATGTG GTATTGCCTTGTGCTGTGCTAGCGCTACTTATTCATCCTTCAACATCGCACAACATAGTGAACAGAATCTGCTGGGCCTTCTGTGTTTATTTGGAAGCAGTTTCAGTGCTGCCCCAGTTGCGCTTGATGCAAAATACCAAG ATCGTTGAGCCGTTCACAGCTCATTATGTGTTTGCCCTGGGTGTTGCAAGGTTTCTTAGCTGTGCACACTGGGTCCTTCAG GTTTTGGATACCCGCGGCCGTTTGTTGACTGCTCTGGGCTATGGTTTGTGGCCCTCAATGGTTCTTCTCTCCGAAATTGTTCAGACATTCATCCTTGCAGATTTCTGCTACTACTATGTGAAGAG TGTTTTCGGTGGGCAACTGGTGCTGCGGCTTCCGTCCGGGGTGGTTTGA